A single region of the Lasioglossum baleicum unplaced genomic scaffold, iyLasBale1 scaffold1838, whole genome shotgun sequence genome encodes:
- the LOC143221036 gene encoding uncharacterized protein LOC143221036, producing MQQYNDLYVLELANETHLPEILLFLHENFDMEETMLKSLRENNQLTTEEKESMKIDHEKLIRAIFSFSPCIIAVEKSFKRIIGVNLMIVSKNPKYQYGADGVSAAFSNNPPTNRLMKQYFHYLSEISEKADLYEKFPSSKAAVEFYAIAVDKKYRKRGLSRKLMTAGISFARGLQDVGFVFGVYTSLYSRKAAEKIGLKSIMDVDLLNYKDDNGRPIFQDTPPHNIISVMVLQIA from the coding sequence ATGCAGCAGTACAATGATCTTTATGTTCTCGAATTGGCAAACGAGACACATTTACCAGAGATCTTACTTTTCTTACACGAAAATTTCGATATGGAAGAGACTATGTTGAAGAGTTTGAGAGAAAATAACCAATTGACAACCGAGGAGAAAGAATCAATGAAAATCGATCATGAGAAATTGATACGAGCGATTTTTAGTTTCTCGCCTTGTATTATAGCGGTCGAAAAATCATTCAAAAGGATAATTGGTGTGAATCTGATGATAGTTAGCAAGAATCCGAAGTACCAATATGGCGCTGATGGTGTTTCCGCGGCATTCAGTAACAATCCTCCTACCAACAGATTAATGAAACAATATTTCCATTATCTATCTGAAATTAGTGAAAAGGCTgatttatatgaaaaatttccAAGTTCTAAGGCAGCCGTCGAATTTTATGCAATCGCTGTAGACAAGAAATACCGTAAAAGAGGACTTTCGAGGAAACTGATGACTGCAGGAATTTCTTTTGCAAGAGGCCTTCAGGATGTCGGTTTCGTATTTGGAGTGTATACGTCATTGTACTCAAGAAAAGCGGCAGAAAAAATTGGCTTAAAGAGTATCATGGATGTAGATCTTTTAAATTACAAAGATGACAATGGCAGACCTATATTTCAGGACACTCCGCCGCATAATATTATTTCTGTTATGGTTCTGCAAATCGCTTAG
- the LOC143221037 gene encoding LOW QUALITY PROTEIN: uncharacterized protein LOC143221037 (The sequence of the model RefSeq protein was modified relative to this genomic sequence to represent the inferred CDS: inserted 4 bases in 4 codons; deleted 6 bases in 4 codons), which translates to MKEMLGGCCVCSDERGWTENPLVYCDGQGCTVAVHQACYGIVTVPTGPWYCRKCESQERSARVRCELCPSRDGALKRTDQAGWAHVVCALYIPEVRFGNVTTMEPIILQLIPSERFSKSCYICEEQGRGSRANVGACMQCNKTGCRQQFHVTCAQALGLLCEEAGNYLDNVKYCGYCQHHYSKLKKGGNVKTIPPYKPIPADNGSSDSSPEKEAEXPIKSSSSGKRKSSSSKSATNSKNKSNTSPSLEINGIADDKNSSGRNTPKDNTTNSSKFTTSNFVETIVTQSESVFGHDGTTSTTAAVAPTTIKSGSNSSSGHKNSGQMKSNSSSSNKTSSHSKKRKTGARTPTVIGNENSNQSVSSEASGSVVVAVSSVVQQAVSSNNVQTTITEATSLSTTTEPEKSKKVKVESPIQSSPSAPITTEATTTPVIMAVTQSQSSVVTQSPTTTSNSIVVSVPLTATSLSSTVQSVVTSAPTLYQQLQQSIITTAATTEPRTSAMSNTERFVTEEAPAKRSRSQSSDKQEKPRKPKRGSSNSQPALPQIQPQSQQQQQPLPIASSIVTSVSSXTTSKRGGRSNHQTPPPAITVAPVPSIIQGPTLSGGHFSNVNSGSVNTMGPTVKESPPSSPGSESMSSSGPGRRKRKASAASTTPTPSASSTPTLTNPKEEKDVKLFQNGVSAPHMLGNQLNPTSTMAQKMSDTLSQELEAHSIFTEASNSTTNLVGPQLHSRVIASIRSNQTGAPPTSFSSVFNTTSNTNTNTSANTTNTGSLGGGAIPQTLDQLLERQWEQGSQFLMEQAQHFDIASLLSCLHQLRAENLRLEEHVNSLLQRRDHLLAVNARLAIPLTTQPSAHPVNNIHPTVXPSHPNVPHPEVPPGAAAAVPRVSREPRVNNTYMAHSSSSTHSTTMENGLPPDPSPPAAGHFRQYQHRTSLVAPQPSPTIRHSPAGAGSHQGQPSNIVSPAPTNNSGVVRNSSVTPDPLRGVPRSVPQSSSNYMPSMYQPTMSSLTSNQVGNVHNLHSHGPSPXSHGPPGKPS; encoded by the exons ATGAAGGAGATGCTTGGAGGGTGCTGCGTGTGTTCTGACGAGAGGGGTTGGACTGAAAATCCACTGGTGTATTGTGATGGCCAAGGTTGTACCGTTGCTGTACACCAAG CTTGCTATGGAATCGTTACAGTACCTACAGGTCCTTGGTATTGTAGGAAATGTGAGTCACAGGAACGTAGTGCACGTGTG CGCTGCGAATTATGCCCAAGTCGAGATGGAGCTCTTAAGAGAACAGATCAGGCTGGATGGGCACACGTGGTCTGTGCACTTTATATACCAGAAGTTAGATTTGGTAACGTGACAACAATGGAAccaattattttacaattgatACCATCTGAAAGATTCAGTAAG TCATGTTACATATGTGAGGAACAAGGGAGAGGTAGTAGAGCAAATGTAGGAGCCTGTATGCAGTGCAATAAGACTGGCTGCAGGCAGCAATTTCATGTTACTTGTGCTCAGGCTCTTGGCTTGCTCTGTGAAGAAGCTGGCAATTATCTAGATAATGTTAAATATTGTGGATATTGTCAGCATCATTACTCGAAATTG aaaaaaggtggtaacgttaaaACAATACCACCTTACAAGCCAATACCTGCTGATAATGGCTCATCAGATTCGTCTCCTGAAAAGGAAGCAG ACCCGATAAAATCTTCGTCAAGTGGTAAACGAAAGAGTTCAAGTTCCAAATCCGCTACAAATTCTAAAAACAAATCGAATACTAGTCCAAGTCTAGAAATAAATGGCATTGCTGACGACAAAAACAGTAGCGGCCGTAATACACCCAAAGACAACACCACAAATTCCAGTAAATTCACCACTTCCAACTTCGTAGAAACGATCGTCACCCAATCGGAGAGTGTGTTTGGACATGACGGCACCACGTCTACCACTGCCGCAGTGGCCCCAACGACCATTAAATCCGGATCAAACTCGAGCTCCGGTCACAAAAACAGTGGGCAAATGAAATCGAATTCCTCATCGTCGAACAAAACTTCGAGCCacagtaaaaaaagaaaaacagggGCACGAACGCCAACTGTAATAGGGAACGAAAATTCAAATCAGTCAGTCAGCTCTGAAGCCAGCGGTTCTGTTGTGGTTGCTGTGAGTTCTGTCGTACAGCAAGCTGTATCAAGCAATAACGTCCAGACAACCATAACGGAAGCGACGAGCTTAAGTACGACTACCGAACCAGAAAAGTCAAAAAAG GTAAAAGTTGAGAGTCCTATTCAGTCATCGCCGAGTGCTCCAATCACTACAGAAGCAACTACAACACCTGTGATAATGGCAGTAACGCAATCTCAGTCATCGGTTGTTACCCAGTCACCGACAACCACATCGAATAGTATAGTCGTATCTGTCCCGTTAACAGCAACTTCGTTATCTAGTACAGTTCAGAGTGTGGTAACAAGTGCTCCAACACTGTACCAACAGCTGCAACAAAGTATTATAACTACTGCCGCTACCACGGAACCCAGAACGAGTGCTATGTCAAACACTGAAAGGTTTGTCACGGAAGAAGCTCCTGCCAAGAGATCTCG TTCTCAATCATCAGATAAACAAGAAAAGCCTCGCAAACCAAAACGTGGATCATCAAATAGTCAACCAGCACTGCCACAAATACAGCCACAGtcacagcagcaacagcaacctCTACCAATAGCATCATCTATAGTAACATCTGTATCTA AAACGACATCTAAGAGAGGAGGAAGAAGTAATCATCAAACTCCTCCACCTGCCATAACTGTGGCACCTGTACCATCCATTATTCAAGGACCAACATTGAGTGGTGGTCATTTTAGTAACGTTAACTCTGGTTCTGTGAACACTATGGGTCCTACTGTCAAGGAGTCTCCGCCAAGCAGTCCTGGATCTGAAAGTATGAGCAGTAGTGGACCAGGAAGAAGGAAAAGGAAA GCAAGTGCAGCTTCTACAACACCAACACCCTCTGCCTCGAGTACTCCAACGCTTACAAATCCAAAAGAAGAGAAGGATGTTAAATT GTTCCAGAATGGAGTTAGTGCACCACATATGTTAGGAAATCAGTTAAATCCAACTTCcacaatggcacaaaaaatgtCTGATACTCTTTCTCAAGAGTTGGAAGCACATTCTATTTTTACAGAAGCTAGTAATTCTACAACGAATTTAGTTGGTCCACAACTACATAGTCGAGTAATTGCATCT ATACGATCCAATCAAACCGGTGCACCGCCGACATCGTTTTCCTCGGTTTTTAATACCACCAGCAATACGAATACCAACACTAGTGCTAATACAACCAACACTGGTTCTTTAGGCGGTGGTGCAATACCCCAAACATTAGATCAGCTTTTAGAGAGACAATGGGAGCAGGGAAGTCAATTTCTGATGGAGCAAGCCCAGCACTTTGACA tcGCTTCCTTACTTTCTTGTCTTCACCAATTAAGGGCAGAAAACCTTAGGTTAGAGGAGCATGTAAATAGTCTTCTGCAAAGGAGAGATCATCTGTTGGCTGTGAATGCTAGACTTGCAATCCCTTTAACGACTCAGCCTAGTGCTCATCCAG TGAACAACATACATCCAACAG ATCCATCTCATCCTAATGTTCCACACCCTGAAGTCCCACCAGGAGCAGCGGCCGCCGTTCCTCGAGTGAGTAGGGAACCACGAGTGAACAACACATATATGGCCCATTCAAGTTCTAGT ACCCATTCTACGACCATGGAAAATGGCTTGCCTCCTGATCCGTCTCCTCCAGCTGCAGGC CACTTTCGCCAGTACCAGCATCGAACATCATTGGTTGCACCGCAACCAAGTCCAACAATCAG ACACAGCCCGGCTGGA GCGGGTAGCCACCAAGGACAACCTAGTAATATTGTATCTCCGGCACCGACTAATAATTCTGGCGTAGTGAGAAACTCGTCCGTTACACCGGATCCTCTGCGTGGGGTTCCAAG GTCAGTGCCACAATCGTCGAGTAATTACATGCCTTCGATGTACCAACCTACAATGTCCAGTTTGACAAGTAATCAAGTAGGTAATGTTCATAATCTTCATTCACATGGACCTTCTC CAAGTCATGGACCGCCTGGAAAACCCAGCTGA